A genomic region of Arachis hypogaea cultivar Tifrunner chromosome 5, arahy.Tifrunner.gnm2.J5K5, whole genome shotgun sequence contains the following coding sequences:
- the LOC112803364 gene encoding uncharacterized protein produces MDKRWILEPRGSAAYNQGLNNFLDFAFANASSDGMIKCPCPKCGFQLMQTREDTYDHLLMRPFPPGYTVWFRHGEKPSDEGTRCTSINDNPLSQLNPMTQMVNEAFDFSIPHVADDTRMDEDIDNDEQEFPNLYDGPSRGARNFNDLLADGEQELYPGCSKYSKLSFLVKLYHIKCMCGVSDKAMSMILDLLREAFEHAKLPTTFYEAKKTIRKLGIEYKKIDACPNDCMLYRGDDQELTKCKRCGTSRWKQKTRKGSILKLKSQVKRNGKPIAAKTLRYFPLIPRLQRLFMCSKTSKEMLWHKEGHNCDGFLRHPRDAIAWKQFDQKNPSFSSDPRSVRLALASDGFNPFGNMSTKYSVWPVILIPYNFPPWLCMKQTSFILSMIIPGPKMPGNDIDIYLQPLVDELKQLWEGVETYDANKKSTFKMFAALMWTISDFPGLGNLSGWNTHSGLACPICNFDAKAHRLTYSQKWCFMGHRRFLSQGHKWRLDQLRFDGQVENRDPPKMLSGTDILGQQSNVHVSFGKMTNVTGQKRRNGEDGNMGESNWKKKSVFFELPYWKENMLRHNLDVMHIEKNVCDNIVFTILNDSGKSKDNLKARKDLQNMGIRPELWPREGGKYPSAVFTMSNAQKDIFLKTLQHVIFPDGYSSNITRCVDLRQRKLYGMKSHDCHVLMEHLFPILVKNALPANVATVIADLSSFFRTLCGKAINPLQLDELQNHVVHTLCRMEMILPPSFFTIMVHLIVHLVEEVKIGGPVHYRWMYPIERYLGRLKQFVRNRAQAEGSIAEGYLSEEILTFCSRYLDDIETRMTRPVRVDDQPSGVILDACETMFPKIGKEVGAATHFKLSQMEQHQAHRHVLVNCEAVSEFIDSFRQKTKRMLRGQTRSQSKIDSIVHKEFVQWFKQKVPMESTEYSNEIKCLACGPKLQARRYGAYNVNGYKFRTMAKDEGMKTQNSGVYVSSNTRSYASMRDQKVAIGSVPYYGKIVEIIELNYSSRFSVVLFKCIWADTTTTRGIKKDHLGLTSVNFSRSIHNGDREDDEPYILASEAHLVYYVDDEVDKGWSVVVHVKPRDLYDMGEENEEAEVGFSPQPGLNMSTTEDIGELQLIRDDDTEDPTDNVSENINDVAE; encoded by the exons aTGGATAAAAGGTGGATTTTAGAGCCACGAGGCAGTGCAGCATATAATCAAGGATTGAACAATTTTTTAGACTTCGCATTTGCTAATGCATCGTCTGATGGAATGATAAAATGTCCATGTCCAAAGTGTGGTTTTCAACTTATGCAAACAAGAGAAGATACGTACGACCACCTGTTGATGAGGCCATTTCCCCCCGGATACACTGTCTGGTTTCGTCACGGCGAGAAACCTTCTGACGAGGGCACAAGGTGTACGAGCATAAACGATAATCCACTCTCCCAATTAAATCCAATGACGCAAATGGTCAATGAGGCATTTGATTTCTCAATTCCACACGTCGCCGATGACACCAGAATGGATGAAGATATTGACAATGATGAACAAGAATTTCCAAACTTATATGACGGGCCAAGTCGCGGGGCGAGGAATTTTAATGATTTACTTGCAGACGGAGAGCAAGAACTATATCCTGGATGCTCGAAGTACTCGAAGTTATCATTTCTAGTAAAGCTTTACCATATAAAGTGCATGTGTGGTGTTAGTGACAAGGCGATGTCAATGATCCTAGATTTGTTGCGAGAGGCTTTCGAGCATGCTAAACTTCCAACAACATTCTATGAGGCAAAAAAGACGATTAGGAAGTTGGGTATTGAATACAAGAAAATAGATGCATGCCCAAACGATTGCATGTTATACCGGGGGGATGATCAAGAATTGACAAAGTGCAAACGATGCGGGACTTCAAGATGGAAGCAAAAGACGCGGAAGGGTTCTATTCTCAAGCTTAAATCTCAAGTCAAGAGAAATGGGAAACCAATAGCAGCAAAGACTCTTCGGTACTTTCCGCTCATACCGCGACTACAACGGTTATTCATGTGCAGCAAAACATCTAAAGAAATGTTGTGGCATAAGGAGGGTCACAATTGCGATGGTTTTTTGAGGCATCCTAGGGACGCTATTGCTTGGAAACAATTTGACCAGAAGAATCCTTCATTTTCATCTGACCCACGTAGTGTTCGCCTGGCCTTAGCTAGTGATGGATTTAATCCTTTTGGAAACATGAGCACAAAGTATTCTGTTTGGCCGGTTATTCTTATCCCGTACAACTTTCCTCCATGGCTTTGTATGAAACAGACCTCATTTATACTATCTATGATTATTCCTGGGCCTAAAATGCCAGGAAATGACATAGATATTTACTTGCAGCCCCTAGTTGATGAATTGAAGCAATTATGGGAAGGGGTAGAAACGTACGACGCTAACAAGAAAAGCACTTTCAAGATGTTTGCGGCATTGATGTGGACTATTAGCGATTTTCCAGGATTGGGAAACTTATCAGGGTGGAATACGCACAGCGGGTTAGCATGTCCTATTTGCAATTTTGATGCTAAGGCACATCGACTGACGTATAGTCAAAAATGGTGTTTTATGGGTCATCGTCGTTTTTTAAGTCAGGGTCATAAATGGAGATTGGACCAGCTAAGATTCGACGGGCAAGTAGAAAACAGGGATCCTCCAAAGATGTTGTCTGGAACAGATATCCTAGGACAACAATCAAATGTTCACGTGTCATTCGGAAAGATGACAAATGTCACAGGACAAAAGAGACGCAATGGTGAAGATGGCAACATGGGTGAATCAAACTGGAAGAAGAAGAGTGTTTTCTTTGAACTCCCATACTGGAAAGAAAATATGCTACGTCATAACCTAGATGTTATGCACATAGAAAAAAATGTCTGCGATAACATAGTGTTCACTATATTAAATGATAGTGGAAAGTCAAAGGACAACCTGAAAGCTCGAAAGGATTTACAAAACATGGGCATAAGGCCGGAGTTGTGGCCGCGCGAGGGTGGAAAATATCCTTCTGCAGTttttaccatgtcaaatgcaCAAAAGGATATATTTCTAAAGACTCTTCAACATGTAATCTTTCCAGATGGTTATTCCAGCAATATTACGCGTTGTGTTGACTTGCGACAgcgtaagttgtatggtatgaaAAGTCATGATTGTCACGTTCTGATGGAACATTTGTTTCCAATTCTGGTCAAGAATGCACTGCCTGCCAATGTGGCTACCGTAATTGCCGATCTTTCATCATTTTTCCGAACACTCTGTGGGAAAGCCATTAACCCTCTTCAACTCGATGAACTCCAAAATCATGTTGTTCATACCCTATGTCGTATGGAGATGATTTTGCCTCCATCATTCTTCACAATCATGGTACACCTTATCGTGCATCTTGTAGAAGAAGTAAAAATTGGTGGTCCAGTACACTATCGGTGGATGTATCCAATAGAGAG GTATTTGGGACGTTTGAAGCAATTTGTGCGCAACAGGGCTCAAGCAGAAGGATCAATTGCAGAGGGATACTTATCTGAGGAGATTCTAACCTTTTGTTCGAGATATCTGGATGACATTGAGACAAGGATGACTCGACCGGTGCGAGTTGACGATCAACCTAGTGGAGTGATCCTTGATGCATGTGAAACGATGTTCCCGAAAATTGGAAAGGAGGTAGGGGCTGCAACTCATTTTAAGCTAAGCCAGATGGAACAACATCAAGCACATCGTCACGTGCTAGTCAACTGCGAGGCTGTTTCGGAATTTATTGA TTCATTTAGACAAAAAACAAAGAGAATGCTGCGAGGTCAAACAAGGTCGCAATCAAAAATAGACAGTATCGTGCACAAGGAATTTGTTCAGTGGTTCAAGCAGAAG GTTCCGATGGAGAGCACTGAATATTCAAATGAGATTAAATGCCTTGCATGTGGACCCAAACTGCAAGCAAGGCGTTATGGGGCATACAATGTCAACGGATATAAGTTTAGAACTATGGCAAAGGATGAAGGAATGAAAACCCAAAATAGTGGAGTATATGTCTCGTCTAATACACGAAGTTATGCAAGCATGCGTGACCAAAAAGTGGCTATTGGTAGTGTTCCATATTATGGCAAAATTGTAGaaataattgaattgaattacagTAGTCGGTTCTCAGTTGTGCTGTTCAAGTGTATTTGGGCGGATACGACTACTACTAGAGGAATAAAAAAAGATCATTTGGGTCTTACTAGTGTTAACTTCTCTCGTTCAATACACAATGGTGATCGAGAAGACGATGAACCATACATATTGGCATCAGAGGCTCATCTTGTATACTATGTGGACGATGAAGTAGATAAAGGTTGGAGTGTTGTTGTTCATGTGAAGCCACGAGACTTGTATGATAtgggagaagagaatgaagaagctGAAGTTGGTTTCTCTCCACAGCCAGGGTTAAACATGTCAACGACAGAGGACATTGGAGAGTTACAGTTGATAAGGGATGATGATACAGAAGATCCCACAGACAATGTATCTGAAAATATTAATGATGTTGCAGAATGA